A region from the Nocardioides coralli genome encodes:
- a CDS encoding ATP-dependent metallopeptidase FtsH/Yme1/Tma family protein, with protein sequence MMTRPALALPSLMPLLRLRIGLRPALVLCVVVLLGVVAGLAWYLVPNPPGTERSLDEYASLVEQGRVTEVTLLLEDSHVVGVTEDGIRFHTSYPGQEGSTGAVLEGLSDSEAQVTVDAQPGKQTARLLLVGLVPILLLAALFGLLFAGGSGGTSGVRGFGRIGRGQASPPDSGFDDVAGADGAVTELREVVDYLRDPGRYAALGATAPRGVLLVGPPGTGKTLIARATAGEAGVPFFSVAGAEFVESLVGVGAARIRDLFEQVRRVAPAIVFIDEIDAAGRRRGSGEATGSSEEREQTLNQLLVELDGFAASSGIVVMAATNRPDILDPALLRPGRFDRHVVVELPDRQGRLAILQLHAAGRPVAPDVDLAALAARTTGFSGADLAGLVNEAALLTVRHGRTEIGSAQLSEAIDRLVGGSHSRRSRTSDAVRGRLTARAAGHAVVAAALGHEVTRVSTVGGGRRLPDAEDAVRGQGELLADLTATVAGVAAERRLVGDLSTAAETDLEHATQAAHDLVARYGMGVTTGPVRLAGELGGGFLGESAAAVTLSDGLRARVEAEVATLVAEAVERADGLLERHADLLAALVARLEESESLEGPDLELALAPVTGTRVDVPEGVTATPS encoded by the coding sequence ATGATGACCCGACCTGCCCTGGCCCTGCCGTCGCTGATGCCGCTGCTGCGGCTGCGCATCGGACTCAGGCCGGCCCTGGTGCTGTGCGTGGTCGTGCTGCTCGGCGTCGTCGCCGGCCTGGCGTGGTACCTCGTGCCGAACCCGCCTGGCACGGAGCGTTCGCTCGACGAGTACGCCTCGCTGGTCGAGCAGGGCCGGGTCACCGAGGTGACCCTGCTGCTCGAGGACTCCCACGTCGTCGGCGTCACCGAGGACGGCATCCGCTTCCACACCTCCTACCCGGGTCAGGAAGGCTCGACGGGCGCCGTGCTGGAGGGGCTCTCCGACTCCGAGGCTCAGGTCACCGTCGATGCCCAACCCGGGAAGCAGACGGCCAGGCTGCTGCTGGTCGGACTGGTCCCGATCCTGCTGCTGGCCGCCCTGTTCGGGCTGCTCTTCGCCGGCGGGAGCGGCGGCACCAGCGGCGTACGCGGCTTCGGCCGGATCGGCCGCGGCCAGGCCTCGCCCCCTGACTCCGGCTTCGACGACGTGGCGGGCGCAGACGGGGCGGTGACCGAGCTCCGCGAGGTCGTCGACTACCTACGGGACCCCGGTCGCTACGCCGCCCTCGGCGCGACGGCCCCGCGGGGCGTGCTCCTCGTCGGCCCGCCGGGGACCGGGAAGACGCTCATCGCCCGCGCGACCGCGGGCGAGGCCGGGGTGCCGTTCTTCTCTGTGGCCGGGGCCGAGTTCGTCGAGTCGCTCGTCGGCGTCGGCGCGGCCCGCATCCGCGACCTCTTCGAGCAGGTACGCCGGGTCGCGCCGGCCATCGTGTTCATCGACGAGATCGACGCGGCAGGTCGTCGGCGCGGGTCCGGGGAGGCGACCGGCTCGTCGGAGGAACGCGAGCAGACCCTCAACCAGCTGCTCGTGGAGCTCGACGGCTTCGCCGCCTCCAGCGGGATCGTCGTGATGGCCGCGACCAACCGGCCCGACATCCTCGACCCCGCGCTCCTGCGCCCGGGACGCTTCGACCGCCACGTCGTGGTCGAGCTGCCCGACCGCCAGGGGCGCCTTGCCATCCTCCAGCTGCACGCCGCAGGTCGACCGGTCGCCCCCGACGTCGACCTGGCGGCCCTCGCCGCCCGCACCACCGGCTTCTCCGGGGCCGACCTCGCGGGCCTGGTCAACGAAGCCGCACTGCTGACGGTGCGCCACGGCCGCACCGAGATCGGCTCGGCCCAGCTGAGCGAGGCCATCGACCGCCTCGTGGGCGGCTCGCACAGCCGTCGGAGTCGGACCTCGGACGCCGTACGCGGACGGCTGACCGCCCGGGCGGCCGGTCACGCGGTGGTCGCCGCTGCGCTGGGCCACGAGGTGACCCGGGTGAGCACCGTGGGCGGCGGCCGGCGGCTTCCGGACGCCGAGGACGCCGTCCGCGGGCAGGGCGAGCTGCTCGCCGACCTGACCGCGACCGTGGCGGGCGTCGCTGCGGAGCGGCGCCTCGTCGGGGATCTCTCGACCGCGGCGGAGACCGACCTCGAGCACGCCACCCAGGCCGCCCACGACCTCGTCGCCCGCTACGGGATGGGCGTGACGACCGGGCCGGTGCGGCTCGCTGGCGAGCTCGGGGGCGGCTTCCTCGGGGAGTCCGCCGCCGCGGTCACGCTCTCCGACGGGCTCCGCGCGCGGGTCGAGGCCGAGGTCGCCACCCTGGTGGCCGAGGCGGTCGAACGAGCGGACGGCCTGCTCGAGCGCCACGCCGACCTGCTCGCCGCGCTGGTCGCACGACTCGAGGAGTCGGAGTCGCTCGAGGGCCCGGACCTCGAGCTGGCGCTGGCGCCGGTGACGGGGACGCGGGTCGACGTGCCCGAGGGAGTCACCGCCACTCCGTCGTGA
- a CDS encoding CPBP family intramembrane glutamic endopeptidase, with translation MTQPPFPPAPPPGRPDGPPPAEPFGQPPAYAAGPPPYTSTWPAPSSTSSSAGRTPVPGQQPGPDQRPTSPTSAGLAPSGDDHREGLPYHLLLRGGWGGSWWRSLVGILCLALGMVLVLPFLMLVPFVVYYAATGQEVASSVTRLVDLTNPTPASLAYLNLALAGLIPFCWVIIRYLHGLRPRWLSSIAPRLRWRYLLVCVGLSFAALILTLVVAALLPQQADTSLSGELNEFTPRIRDFMLVVLLLTPLQAAAEEYAFRGYLLQAFGGMFRSPWVAVGASSLIFALAHGAQDPPIFFDRFAFGVVAGVLVIVTGGLEAGIAMHVLNNWLAFGFALAFGDMGSALNPTGGTWWSLPTTLTQSLSYLALAWWVARRMGLTTRTDPAVLAAPQARV, from the coding sequence GTGACGCAGCCGCCGTTCCCGCCCGCGCCCCCGCCCGGACGGCCCGACGGGCCGCCGCCGGCCGAGCCGTTCGGGCAGCCGCCGGCGTACGCCGCCGGGCCGCCGCCGTACACCTCGACCTGGCCCGCGCCGTCCTCCACGTCGTCCTCTGCAGGGCGGACGCCGGTGCCGGGCCAGCAGCCCGGCCCCGACCAGCGACCCACGTCACCCACCTCCGCCGGACTCGCGCCGTCCGGCGACGACCACCGGGAGGGTCTGCCCTACCACCTGCTCCTGCGCGGCGGCTGGGGCGGCTCGTGGTGGCGGAGCCTGGTCGGCATCCTGTGCCTCGCCCTCGGGATGGTCCTGGTCCTGCCGTTCCTGATGCTGGTGCCGTTCGTCGTCTACTACGCCGCCACCGGGCAGGAGGTCGCCAGCAGCGTCACCCGCCTGGTCGACCTGACCAACCCGACGCCGGCGAGCCTCGCCTACCTCAACCTCGCCCTCGCGGGGCTGATCCCGTTCTGCTGGGTGATCATCCGCTACCTCCACGGGCTGCGGCCGCGGTGGCTCTCCTCGATCGCTCCGCGGCTGCGGTGGCGCTACCTGCTGGTCTGCGTCGGCCTGTCGTTCGCGGCGCTGATCCTGACCCTGGTGGTGGCCGCGCTCCTGCCGCAGCAGGCCGACACGTCGCTGTCCGGGGAGCTCAACGAGTTCACGCCCCGGATCCGTGACTTCATGCTCGTCGTCCTGCTGCTGACGCCCCTCCAGGCGGCGGCGGAGGAGTACGCCTTCCGCGGCTATCTCCTGCAGGCCTTCGGCGGCATGTTCCGCAGCCCGTGGGTGGCGGTCGGTGCCTCGTCGCTGATCTTCGCCCTGGCGCACGGCGCCCAGGACCCGCCGATCTTCTTCGACCGCTTCGCGTTCGGTGTCGTCGCCGGCGTCCTCGTCATCGTCACCGGCGGCCTCGAGGCCGGCATCGCCATGCACGTGCTCAACAACTGGCTCGCCTTCGGGTTCGCGCTGGCCTTCGGCGACATGGGCTCGGCGCTCAACCCGACCGGCGGCACCTGGTGGAGCCTGCCGACGACGCTCACCCAGTCGCTGTCCTACCTGGCGCTGGCCTGGTGGGTGGCCCGCCGGATGGGCCTGACGACGAGGACGGACCCGGCCGTTTTGGCCGCCCCACAGGCGCGCGTGTAA
- the gltX gene encoding glutamate--tRNA ligase, with protein MSNPPVRVRMAPSPTGSPHVGLARTALFNWAFARHHGGTFVFRIEDTDKERSTDESYDSLVEVMRWLGLDWDEGPEVSGPFGPYRQSEREELYRDVLERLREHGSTYDCYCTTEEVTERRKAAGSKIQGYDGFCRELSDQQRSAFEAEGRRPVVRFRMPDGEITFTDLVRGEISFQTEFVPDFALCRANGDPLYTLVNPVDDALMEITHVLRGEDLLSSTPRQLALFEALKDLGFAKVTPDYGHLPYVMGEGNKKLSKRDPEAHLLAYRDQGFLPEGLLNYLALLGWAIAPDRDVFTLSEMVDAFDIADVNPNPARFDLKKAEAINADHVRMLSIDELTHRVLPHLKAAGVVGDPVHDSDAQLLELAMPLVAERMNKLTEAVDMLGFLFVDEASFERHDEIDEAGREVVTAAHDALAGLAHWSTAEIEDALRKTLVDDLGLKPRHAFGPVRIAVSGRKISPPLFESLELLGRDRSLARLSGALA; from the coding sequence ATGAGCAACCCCCCCGTCCGCGTCCGGATGGCCCCCTCGCCGACCGGCAGCCCCCACGTCGGCCTCGCCCGCACCGCCCTCTTCAACTGGGCCTTCGCCCGCCACCACGGCGGCACGTTCGTGTTCCGGATCGAGGACACCGACAAGGAACGCAGCACCGACGAGTCCTACGACAGCCTCGTCGAGGTCATGCGCTGGCTCGGCCTCGACTGGGACGAGGGCCCCGAGGTCAGCGGCCCGTTCGGGCCCTACCGGCAGTCCGAGCGCGAGGAGCTCTACCGCGACGTGCTCGAGCGGCTGCGGGAGCACGGCTCGACCTACGACTGCTACTGCACCACCGAGGAGGTGACGGAGCGCCGGAAGGCGGCCGGCTCCAAGATCCAGGGGTACGACGGGTTCTGCCGCGAGCTGTCCGACCAGCAGCGGTCCGCGTTCGAGGCCGAGGGCCGACGCCCCGTCGTCCGGTTCCGGATGCCTGACGGCGAGATCACCTTCACCGACCTGGTGCGCGGCGAGATCTCCTTCCAGACCGAGTTCGTCCCCGACTTCGCGCTCTGCCGTGCCAACGGCGACCCGCTCTACACGCTGGTCAACCCCGTCGACGACGCGCTGATGGAGATCACCCACGTGCTGCGCGGCGAGGACCTCCTGTCGAGCACGCCGCGACAGCTGGCCCTGTTCGAGGCGTTGAAGGACCTCGGCTTCGCCAAGGTCACGCCGGACTACGGTCACCTGCCCTACGTGATGGGCGAGGGCAACAAGAAGCTGTCGAAGCGCGACCCCGAGGCCCACCTGCTGGCCTACCGCGACCAGGGCTTCCTGCCCGAGGGGCTGCTCAACTACCTCGCGCTGCTCGGCTGGGCGATCGCACCCGACCGCGACGTGTTCACGCTGTCGGAGATGGTCGACGCGTTCGACATCGCCGACGTCAACCCCAACCCGGCGCGCTTCGACCTCAAGAAGGCCGAGGCGATCAACGCCGACCACGTGCGGATGCTGTCGATCGACGAGCTCACCCACCGGGTGCTGCCGCACCTCAAGGCCGCGGGTGTCGTGGGTGACCCGGTCCACGACTCCGACGCCCAGCTGCTCGAGCTGGCGATGCCGCTGGTCGCGGAGCGGATGAACAAGCTCACCGAGGCTGTCGACATGCTCGGCTTCCTCTTCGTCGACGAGGCCTCCTTCGAGCGGCACGACGAGATCGACGAGGCGGGGCGCGAGGTGGTCACGGCCGCCCACGACGCCTTGGCGGGGCTGGCGCACTGGTCGACGGCCGAGATCGAGGACGCGCTGCGCAAGACGCTCGTCGACGACCTCGGGCTCAAGCCGCGCCACGCCTTCGGTCCGGTCCGGATCGCCGTCAGCGGCCGCAAGATCTCCCCGCCGCTCTTCGAGTCGCTCGAGCTGCTCGGGCGTGACCGCAGCCTCGCCCGCCTGTCGGGGGCCCTCGCGTGA
- a CDS encoding fumarylacetoacetate hydrolase family protein, giving the protein MRIARFTTGEDPQFGVVTGELDEHGELPDDAIVVTLAGDPMYVGVKATQEEHRLGDVRLLAPVLPRSKVVGIGRNYAAHAAELDHEVPDEPLLFLKPNTSVIGPGESIRYPKQTEDLQFEGELAVVIGRICRDVPAASATDVIYGYTIGNDVTARDLQRSDVQFTRSKGFDTFCPLGPWIETDLDPQHFADGVSLRTWLEGDLKQDGNTRDLVFDIPTLVAHVSSVMTLLPGDVILTGTPAGVGPMEVGDEVEISIAGLGTLTNKVTSA; this is encoded by the coding sequence GTGCGTATCGCAAGGTTCACGACGGGGGAGGACCCGCAGTTCGGCGTCGTCACCGGCGAGCTCGACGAGCACGGCGAGCTGCCCGACGACGCGATCGTCGTCACCCTCGCCGGTGACCCGATGTACGTCGGCGTCAAGGCCACCCAGGAGGAGCACCGGCTCGGCGACGTCCGGCTGCTGGCGCCGGTGCTGCCGCGGAGCAAGGTCGTCGGGATCGGCCGCAACTACGCCGCCCACGCCGCCGAGCTCGACCACGAGGTGCCTGACGAGCCGCTGCTGTTCCTCAAGCCCAACACCAGCGTCATCGGCCCCGGCGAGTCGATCCGCTACCCGAAGCAGACGGAGGACCTGCAGTTCGAGGGTGAGCTGGCCGTCGTCATCGGCCGGATCTGCCGCGACGTGCCCGCCGCCTCGGCGACCGACGTGATCTACGGCTACACGATCGGCAACGACGTCACCGCCCGCGACCTGCAGCGCTCCGACGTGCAGTTCACCCGGTCGAAGGGCTTCGACACCTTCTGCCCGCTGGGTCCCTGGATCGAGACCGACCTCGACCCGCAGCACTTCGCCGACGGGGTCTCGTTGCGCACCTGGCTCGAGGGCGACCTCAAGCAGGACGGCAACACCCGCGACCTCGTCTTCGACATCCCGACCCTCGTCGCCCACGTCTCCAGCGTGATGACGCTGCTGCCCGGCGACGTGATCCTCACCGGCACCCCGGCGGGTGTCGGTCCGATGGAGGTGGGCGACGAGGTGGAGATCTCGATCGCCGGCCTCGGCACGCTCACGAACAAGGTGACCAGCGCATGA
- a CDS encoding pyridoxal phosphate-dependent decarboxylase family protein, with product MHDEAAKALEAAHQHALTWLSSLQDRPVPPREDAAQVAERLGRELPEGPTDPRDVLDLLAEAGEPGLAAIPSGRFFGFVMGGSHPAALAADWLTSAWDQNAGLRTVTPAAMAVEDVAEAWVVDLLGLPHGSPVGFVTGGTMANFTGLAAGRGAVLDRAGWDVATQGLAGSPGVRVLVGQERHDSVDLVLRYLGLGAPELVAVDDQGRLDIAALSAALEEGDGGPTMVVLQAGNIHSGAFDPMTEAIEVAHAHGAWVHVDGAFGLFAAASPAYRPLIAGYEAADSWATDAHKTLNVPYDCGLVVVRDPAALRAAMSMHGDYLIRDAAGDPFEKVPELSRRNRAAPVWAVLRALGRQGVADLVDRLAARARAFAEGIAAIEGAEVLNDVVFTQVCATFGEDAVTEDVVRRMLVDGTAWTTGSRWHGRAVLRVSVSNWSTTEEDVARTLAALRTAVAEARAAAR from the coding sequence GTGCACGACGAAGCCGCCAAGGCCCTCGAGGCCGCCCACCAGCACGCACTCACCTGGCTCTCCTCGCTGCAGGACCGGCCCGTCCCGCCCCGTGAGGACGCGGCGCAGGTCGCCGAGCGGCTCGGCCGGGAGCTCCCGGAGGGGCCGACCGACCCCCGCGACGTGCTCGACCTGCTCGCCGAGGCAGGGGAGCCCGGCCTCGCGGCGATCCCGTCGGGACGGTTCTTCGGCTTCGTGATGGGCGGCTCCCACCCGGCCGCGCTGGCGGCCGACTGGCTGACCAGCGCCTGGGACCAGAACGCCGGGCTGCGGACCGTGACCCCGGCGGCGATGGCGGTCGAGGACGTGGCCGAGGCCTGGGTGGTCGACCTGCTCGGGCTCCCGCACGGCAGCCCGGTCGGCTTCGTCACCGGCGGCACCATGGCCAACTTCACCGGCCTCGCGGCAGGGCGTGGCGCTGTGCTCGACCGCGCCGGCTGGGACGTCGCCACGCAGGGACTGGCCGGTTCGCCCGGGGTCCGGGTGCTCGTGGGCCAGGAGCGTCACGACTCCGTCGACCTGGTGCTGCGCTACCTCGGCCTCGGCGCTCCCGAGCTGGTGGCCGTCGACGACCAGGGCCGCCTCGACATCGCCGCGCTCTCGGCGGCGCTCGAGGAGGGTGACGGCGGGCCCACGATGGTCGTCCTGCAGGCCGGCAACATCCACAGCGGTGCCTTCGACCCGATGACGGAGGCGATCGAGGTGGCGCATGCCCATGGCGCGTGGGTGCACGTGGACGGGGCGTTCGGGCTGTTCGCGGCCGCCTCCCCGGCGTACCGCCCCCTGATCGCGGGCTACGAGGCCGCCGACTCGTGGGCGACCGACGCCCACAAGACGCTCAACGTGCCCTACGACTGCGGCCTCGTGGTCGTGCGCGACCCCGCTGCCCTCAGGGCGGCGATGTCGATGCACGGCGACTACCTCATCCGCGACGCGGCCGGCGACCCGTTCGAGAAGGTGCCGGAGCTGAGCCGGCGCAACCGCGCCGCGCCGGTCTGGGCGGTGCTGCGGGCGCTCGGCCGGCAGGGCGTGGCCGACCTCGTCGACCGGCTCGCCGCGCGGGCCCGCGCCTTCGCCGAGGGGATCGCGGCCATCGAGGGGGCCGAGGTGCTCAACGACGTGGTCTTCACGCAGGTCTGCGCCACGTTCGGTGAGGACGCGGTGACCGAGGACGTCGTCCGCCGGATGCTGGTCGACGGGACCGCCTGGACCACGGGCTCGCGATGGCACGGGCGCGCGGTGCTCCGGGTGTCGGTGAGCAACTGGTCGACCACCGAGGAGGACGTGGCCCGGACCCTCGCGGCGCTGCGCACGGCCGTGGCGGAGGCGCGTGCGGCCGCTCGGTAG
- a CDS encoding 3-methyladenine DNA glycosylase, with amino-acid sequence MSVESLTRGAWQARATAHADRLAPYVEPHLARRREGVKHPVHDFLFSYYSQRPAQLMRWHPGFGVALEDAPEYAGLKGYLVSTGSTDDRVGSTDVTVDPAYVAAQRSLVASILRLLVATASRPAHTGCFGLHEWAMVYRADETRHPQPLRLGAAGTDTVVESHRIMCSHFDAFRFFTDEARPRNTVQPGRDDRPAFEQPGCLHAGMDLYKHAFRLTPMVSSDLVADCFELAWDIRELDMRAAPYDLAAFGFEPVRIETVEGKREYAAAQQHFTERGAPLRQRLIDACERLLIEDPVDVGDRVR; translated from the coding sequence GTGTCCGTCGAGAGCCTGACCCGTGGTGCCTGGCAGGCCCGGGCGACCGCGCACGCGGACCGACTGGCGCCGTACGTCGAGCCCCACCTGGCCCGGCGCCGGGAGGGCGTGAAGCACCCGGTCCACGACTTCCTCTTCTCCTACTACTCCCAGCGGCCCGCGCAGCTGATGCGGTGGCACCCGGGGTTCGGAGTGGCGCTGGAGGATGCGCCGGAGTACGCGGGACTGAAGGGGTACTTGGTCTCGACAGGCTCGACCGACGACCGCGTGGGCTCGACCGACGTGACCGTGGACCCGGCGTATGTCGCCGCGCAGCGGTCCCTGGTGGCGTCGATCCTCCGGCTCCTGGTAGCCACCGCGTCCCGGCCCGCCCACACCGGCTGCTTCGGCCTCCACGAGTGGGCGATGGTCTACCGCGCCGACGAGACCCGCCACCCGCAGCCGCTCCGGCTGGGCGCTGCCGGCACCGACACGGTCGTGGAGTCACACCGGATCATGTGCAGCCACTTCGACGCGTTCCGGTTCTTCACCGACGAGGCGCGTCCCCGCAACACCGTGCAGCCCGGCCGCGACGACCGCCCGGCCTTCGAGCAGCCCGGCTGCCTCCACGCCGGCATGGACCTCTACAAGCACGCCTTCCGGCTCACCCCGATGGTGTCCTCGGACCTGGTGGCCGACTGCTTCGAGCTCGCCTGGGACATCCGCGAGCTGGACATGAGGGCCGCGCCGTACGACCTCGCGGCCTTCGGCTTCGAGCCGGTCCGCATCGAGACGGTCGAGGGAAAGCGCGAGTACGCCGCCGCACAGCAGCACTTCACCGAGCGCGGCGCCCCCCTGCGCCAGCGGCTGATCGACGCGTGCGAGCGATTGCTGATCGAGGACCCGGTCGACGTCGGCGACCGCGTACGGTGA
- a CDS encoding M23 family metallopeptidase, which produces MRLLGAVLLAISLTLGVGAVAPAGAQVVAADPDWVFYSKDKTRYNSPWYRGAHRIMIHFGCTRAPYYSPDPRCTRNRGFHHGLDLAMPCGTMLKARTRAWVVRTDGLGPAYGPRPVRLRNYDHGWDVVIGHTRRVFVRPGDRLHRGDRIARASDAGAPDGCHLHFEKRAIGGGLSTAVKPRQLIHLRPRKK; this is translated from the coding sequence ATGAGGCTGCTCGGGGCCGTCCTGCTGGCCATCTCGCTGACCCTCGGCGTCGGGGCCGTCGCCCCCGCCGGCGCTCAGGTGGTGGCCGCCGATCCCGACTGGGTCTTCTACTCCAAGGACAAGACCCGCTACAACTCGCCCTGGTACCGGGGGGCCCACCGGATCATGATCCACTTCGGCTGCACGCGCGCCCCCTACTACTCCCCCGACCCGCGCTGCACGCGCAACCGCGGCTTCCACCACGGCCTGGACCTGGCGATGCCCTGCGGCACCATGCTGAAGGCGCGCACGCGCGCCTGGGTGGTGCGGACCGACGGCCTCGGGCCGGCGTACGGGCCCCGCCCGGTGCGGCTGCGCAACTACGACCACGGCTGGGACGTCGTCATCGGGCACACCCGGAGGGTGTTCGTCAGGCCGGGTGACCGGCTCCACCGGGGCGACCGCATCGCCCGCGCCTCCGACGCCGGCGCCCCCGACGGCTGCCACCTGCACTTCGAGAAGCGTGCGATCGGCGGCGGGCTCAGCACCGCGGTCAAGCCGCGGCAGCTGATCCACCTGCGACCGAGGAAGAAGTGA
- a CDS encoding 2'-5' RNA ligase family protein has product MTRGHSVLQVPVPELDGFVRGRTAHYDPAYLSADPDLVHAHVTVLGPFLPEVDDDAATQVARVAASVPPFAFTLQRMSTFPDGIIHLLPDPADGFRQLTDGLCAAFPACRPYEGRFEPEPHLTLDLTSPSVSETSTRGALSLPVSCHADRVDLVWYEPGRCRRLRSWPLGVGAGS; this is encoded by the coding sequence GTGACGCGGGGCCACTCGGTGCTCCAGGTACCGGTCCCCGAGCTCGACGGTTTCGTGCGCGGGCGCACCGCCCACTACGACCCCGCCTACCTGTCGGCCGACCCCGACCTCGTCCACGCCCACGTCACCGTCCTCGGTCCCTTCCTCCCCGAGGTGGACGACGACGCCGCGACCCAGGTGGCACGGGTGGCTGCGTCGGTGCCGCCGTTCGCCTTCACGCTGCAGCGGATGTCGACCTTCCCCGACGGCATCATCCACCTGCTGCCCGACCCGGCCGACGGGTTCCGACAGCTCACCGACGGACTGTGCGCGGCCTTCCCTGCGTGCCGTCCCTACGAGGGTCGGTTCGAGCCCGAGCCGCACCTGACGCTGGACCTCACGTCGCCCTCGGTCAGCGAGACGTCGACGCGAGGGGCGCTCAGCCTGCCCGTGTCCTGCCACGCCGACCGGGTCGACCTGGTCTGGTACGAGCCCGGACGGTGCCGACGGCTGCGCAGCTGGCCGCTCGGTGTCGGCGCCGGTTCCTAG
- a CDS encoding pentapeptide repeat-containing protein, with amino-acid sequence MNDDATTGAEIRGEDWYAEDLGAVRYTECTFVDVDFSEATTSGAHFAGCVFRGCRFNVSTHSATAFVACEFVRCDFFDATLDGCKLSGSVLTGCVLRPLTVRGGQWSGVTLRAANLSRLDMTGVDLHEADLSMAKLAGSVLAGCRLDGATLRDADLTGADLRGASLDRVDLAAARLRRTKLDLAGAVLLAELSGAEVDVSR; translated from the coding sequence GTGAACGACGACGCGACGACAGGTGCCGAGATCCGGGGCGAGGACTGGTACGCCGAGGACCTCGGCGCGGTCCGCTACACCGAGTGCACCTTCGTCGACGTCGACTTCTCCGAGGCCACGACCAGCGGCGCACACTTCGCCGGCTGCGTCTTCCGCGGCTGCCGGTTCAACGTCTCGACCCACTCGGCCACGGCGTTCGTGGCGTGCGAGTTCGTGCGGTGCGACTTCTTCGACGCCACCCTCGACGGCTGCAAGCTGTCCGGCTCGGTCCTCACCGGCTGCGTGCTGCGGCCGCTCACCGTGCGCGGTGGCCAGTGGAGCGGGGTGACCCTCCGGGCGGCCAACCTCTCCCGGCTCGACATGACCGGCGTCGACCTCCACGAGGCGGACCTGTCGATGGCGAAGCTCGCCGGGTCGGTGCTGGCCGGGTGCCGGCTCGACGGGGCGACGCTGCGCGACGCCGACCTCACCGGTGCCGACCTCCGGGGCGCATCCCTCGACCGCGTCGACCTGGCCGCGGCGCGCCTCCGGCGCACCAAGCTCGACCTGGCCGGCGCGGTGCTGCTCGCCGAGCTCAGCGGGGCGGAGGTCGACGTCAGCCGCTGA
- a CDS encoding TetR/AcrR family transcriptional regulator C-terminal domain-containing protein, whose amino-acid sequence MRHRRDDVVDHALRVLDDFGLADLTMRRLGAELGVRPSALYHHFADKQTLLAALADEILVRGRRPLPAGPWDDRARAACHVLRDSCLAYRDGAEVVATARAFGLGARAPYDDLVAVLTDGGLPGDLAAAAARTLLHYVLGHALDEQTQRQAGSAGALDHDPATDHTADVDLGLDLVLAGLRARVSG is encoded by the coding sequence GTGCGACACCGACGCGACGACGTCGTCGACCACGCGCTCCGGGTGCTCGACGACTTCGGCCTCGCCGACCTCACCATGCGCCGCCTGGGTGCCGAGCTGGGCGTCAGGCCGAGCGCGCTCTACCACCACTTCGCCGACAAGCAGACCCTGCTGGCCGCGCTGGCCGACGAGATCCTGGTGCGAGGCCGCCGGCCGCTCCCCGCCGGGCCGTGGGACGACCGGGCCCGGGCGGCGTGCCACGTGCTGCGTGACTCCTGCCTCGCCTACCGGGACGGCGCCGAGGTGGTCGCGACAGCACGCGCCTTCGGGCTGGGGGCGCGGGCGCCGTACGACGACCTGGTGGCTGTGCTCACCGACGGTGGCCTGCCCGGGGACCTGGCCGCCGCCGCTGCCCGCACGCTGCTCCACTACGTGCTCGGCCACGCGCTCGACGAGCAGACCCAGCGGCAGGCGGGGAGTGCGGGTGCCCTCGACCACGACCCTGCCACCGACCACACCGCCGACGTCGACCTCGGGCTCGACCTGGTGCTGGCCGGTCTCCGCGCCCGGGTCAGCGGCTGA
- a CDS encoding biotin transporter BioY yields the protein MNRRSTSTDLALIAGFAALVAVCALLPAIKVGAGIVPITLQTFAVLLAGAVLGARRGFLAVLLYVVVGAAGLPVFSGGASGLAVLAGPSGGYLVGFPLAAGLCGFLVERLPRRQVATNIPLIFLAGLLSSAVFIHTLGMAGLVLRADLTWGQAFDVDKVFWIGDAIKNLAMAIVATAVHRTFPDLLRRRAPRRQPETAATA from the coding sequence ATGAACCGACGCTCCACCAGTACCGACCTCGCCCTGATCGCCGGCTTCGCGGCGCTCGTCGCGGTGTGCGCGCTGCTGCCCGCCATCAAGGTGGGCGCCGGCATCGTCCCCATCACCCTGCAGACCTTCGCGGTGCTGCTCGCGGGGGCGGTGCTGGGTGCGCGGCGCGGCTTCCTCGCCGTGCTTCTCTATGTCGTCGTCGGCGCCGCCGGCCTCCCGGTCTTCTCCGGCGGCGCCTCCGGACTCGCGGTCCTGGCCGGCCCCAGCGGCGGCTACCTCGTGGGCTTCCCGCTCGCGGCCGGCCTCTGCGGGTTCCTCGTGGAGCGCCTCCCTCGCCGCCAGGTGGCCACCAACATCCCGCTGATCTTCCTCGCCGGGCTCCTGAGCAGCGCCGTCTTCATCCACACGCTCGGCATGGCCGGGCTGGTGCTGCGCGCCGACCTGACCTGGGGTCAGGCCTTCGACGTCGACAAGGTCTTCTGGATCGGCGACGCGATCAAGAACCTCGCGATGGCCATCGTCGCCACCGCGGTGCACCGCACCTTCCCCGACCTGCTGCGCCGTCGGGCGCCCCGGCGCCAGCCGGAGACCGCAGCCACGGCGTGA